One region of Endozoicomonas sp. Mp262 genomic DNA includes:
- the dnaJ gene encoding molecular chaperone DnaJ — MAKRDYYEVLGVEKGASDKEIKKAYRRMAMKFHPDRNPDDKEAEERFKEVNEAFEILSDDQKRGAYDQYGHAGVDPNMGGMGGAGGFGAGNFSDIFGDVFGDIFGAGGGGRTHSSVQRGADLRYQLELSLEEAVKGTNKKIRIPTLVECKECNGSGAKKGTQPVTCTTCGGVGQVRMQQGFFSVQQTCPECHGSGKMVKNPCGGCHGEGRVQEHKTLSVKIPAGVDTGDRIRLAGEGEAGVNGGPAGDLYVQISVADHPIFQRDGKHLYCEVPITFVDAALGGELEVPTLEGRVKLKIPSETQTGKLFRLRGKGVTPVRGGTAGDLMCRVVVETPIKLTERQKELLRELHNTFEDEGQGHQSPKKKSFFEGVKRFFDDMTS; from the coding sequence ATGGCAAAGCGAGACTATTACGAAGTACTGGGTGTTGAAAAAGGTGCTTCGGACAAAGAAATTAAAAAGGCCTATCGCCGGATGGCCATGAAGTTTCACCCTGACCGCAATCCGGATGATAAGGAGGCAGAAGAGCGCTTCAAGGAAGTTAACGAAGCCTTTGAAATACTGTCTGATGACCAGAAGCGCGGAGCTTATGATCAGTATGGCCATGCCGGGGTTGACCCCAATATGGGAGGCATGGGCGGTGCCGGAGGCTTTGGTGCTGGTAACTTCAGTGATATTTTTGGCGATGTCTTTGGTGATATTTTTGGTGCAGGCGGTGGTGGTCGTACCCATAGTAGCGTACAACGGGGAGCCGACCTCCGTTATCAGCTTGAATTGAGCCTTGAAGAAGCCGTTAAGGGCACCAATAAAAAAATTCGTATCCCCACCCTGGTGGAATGTAAAGAGTGCAATGGCTCAGGCGCTAAAAAAGGCACCCAGCCTGTTACTTGTACCACCTGTGGCGGTGTTGGTCAGGTGCGTATGCAGCAGGGCTTCTTTTCTGTCCAGCAGACCTGTCCGGAGTGTCATGGCAGTGGCAAGATGGTAAAGAACCCTTGTGGTGGCTGTCATGGCGAAGGCCGGGTTCAGGAGCACAAGACACTGTCTGTGAAAATTCCTGCCGGGGTGGATACCGGTGATCGTATTCGCCTGGCTGGAGAAGGTGAGGCGGGGGTTAATGGTGGGCCTGCCGGTGATCTTTATGTGCAGATCAGTGTGGCGGACCATCCGATTTTCCAGCGTGATGGTAAACACCTGTACTGTGAAGTGCCTATCACCTTTGTTGATGCTGCCCTGGGTGGTGAACTGGAAGTGCCAACCCTTGAAGGCCGGGTTAAGCTAAAGATTCCTTCAGAAACCCAGACCGGAAAGCTGTTCAGGTTAAGAGGAAAGGGCGTAACGCCTGTAAGAGGCGGGACTGCCGGTGATTTAATGTGCCGGGTTGTGGTTGAAACCCCTATCAAGCTGACAGAGAGGCAAAAAGAGCTGCTAAGAGAGCTGCACAACACATTTGAGGATGAAGGGCAGGGGCATCAGTCACCCAAGAAAAAGTCATTCTTTGAGGGCGTAAAACGTTTTTTTGATGACATGACCTCCTGA
- a CDS encoding HigA family addiction module antitoxin, giving the protein MAIKKFLDKGLEAVIMTRKRNRKPTHPGYFFKVDVLAANNVSISEAARTLGVSRKHLSAFVNEKVPCSRDLAKRLALATETSIASWLSMQAAVDVWEAEHDDSAHYDAVGKIAFG; this is encoded by the coding sequence ATGGCTATCAAGAAGTTTCTGGACAAAGGGTTGGAAGCAGTAATTATGACCAGAAAAAGAAACCGAAAACCTACACACCCTGGCTACTTTTTCAAAGTCGATGTGCTGGCTGCAAACAATGTTAGCATCAGTGAGGCAGCCAGAACGCTGGGTGTTTCTCGTAAGCACTTATCCGCTTTTGTTAATGAAAAAGTCCCTTGCAGTCGTGACTTGGCGAAGCGCCTTGCTCTAGCCACAGAAACCAGTATTGCAAGCTGGCTTAGTATGCAGGCGGCTGTTGATGTCTGGGAAGCTGAGCATGATGACAGTGCCCACTATGACGCTGTAGGGAAAATTGCTTTTGGTTGA
- a CDS encoding AAA family ATPase: MSRETLPVDLNAVSDSYQYIVIDGAPAADKLAAAALKVADLVILPVTPSAYDVWATADLVDLIKTRQEVSGGSPESAFIISRAIKKSLIGDEVSLALSDYDLPILSSRTTNLLAYPTAAGRGQSVLLERYSQAKEEIMTIKNEIKDKYL, from the coding sequence ATGAGCAGAGAAACACTGCCTGTAGACCTGAATGCCGTGTCAGACTCTTATCAATACATTGTTATTGATGGTGCCCCCGCCGCCGATAAGCTCGCTGCTGCCGCACTTAAAGTAGCCGACCTGGTCATTCTACCTGTAACCCCCTCTGCTTATGATGTTTGGGCTACAGCCGATCTCGTTGACCTGATAAAGACCCGGCAAGAAGTTTCAGGAGGAAGTCCTGAATCAGCTTTCATCATTTCCAGAGCCATCAAAAAAAGTCTTATAGGGGATGAAGTGTCATTAGCTTTATCCGATTATGACCTCCCCATCCTTTCATCACGCACAACCAACCTGCTAGCCTACCCCACAGCGGCAGGCCGGGGACAAAGCGTTCTTCTGGAAAGATACAGTCAAGCCAAAGAGGAAATAATGACTATAAAAAATGAGATTAAGGACAAGTATCTATGA
- a CDS encoding PilT/PilU family type 4a pilus ATPase, whose translation MDIHKALRLVVEKNSSELFVTVGYPPCLKINNQITPISKQPLTRPLAEQAIKALMDSQRFEQFCKTHESNYAVHLDNIGRFRVSAFYQKGEPGMVIRKINTTIPTLPELGLPTHLGDQVLQPRGLILFVGAAGSGKTTSMAALIGHRNRAGTGHIITIEDPIEFIHEHKNCIITQRDVGLDTESFEQGLANALRQAPNVVAIGEIRSAKVMMHAIEFVETGHLCLATLHANNAYQALERVIHFFPQEQRPQLLMDLSLNTQAIIGQQLITSKEQNKVYPAVEVLLNTPRIADLIKQGQIDELREVMGKSREQGMQTFDQSLYDLYESGKITYEKALQHATSSNDLRLMIKLSGKMPPGHEGINIDSLKVSDD comes from the coding sequence ATGGATATCCATAAAGCCCTAAGGCTTGTCGTTGAAAAGAATAGCTCAGAGCTTTTCGTCACCGTTGGCTACCCCCCCTGCCTGAAAATAAACAATCAAATTACCCCTATTAGCAAACAGCCCCTCACCAGACCACTGGCAGAGCAAGCAATAAAAGCCTTGATGGATTCACAACGGTTTGAGCAGTTCTGTAAAACCCATGAAAGCAACTATGCGGTACATCTGGATAATATTGGTCGCTTCCGGGTTAGTGCATTTTATCAAAAGGGCGAACCCGGAATGGTTATCCGAAAAATCAACACCACAATCCCCACACTCCCGGAACTGGGCTTGCCGACGCACTTGGGTGACCAGGTTCTGCAACCCCGGGGGCTTATTCTGTTTGTTGGAGCTGCCGGCTCAGGCAAAACAACGTCAATGGCAGCCCTGATCGGTCATCGCAACCGGGCAGGAACCGGCCATATCATCACTATCGAAGACCCTATTGAGTTTATCCATGAACACAAAAACTGCATTATTACCCAACGGGATGTAGGCCTTGACACGGAAAGTTTTGAACAAGGCCTTGCCAATGCGCTCCGGCAGGCTCCCAATGTTGTCGCCATTGGAGAAATCCGATCCGCAAAGGTTATGATGCATGCCATTGAGTTTGTGGAAACCGGTCATCTCTGCCTCGCCACCTTACATGCCAATAACGCTTATCAGGCGCTTGAGCGAGTCATTCACTTTTTCCCCCAGGAGCAGCGCCCGCAATTATTGATGGACTTATCTCTCAATACCCAGGCCATTATTGGCCAGCAACTTATAACCTCAAAAGAACAAAATAAAGTATACCCTGCCGTAGAAGTACTCCTGAACACGCCCCGTATAGCCGACCTAATCAAACAGGGGCAGATTGATGAACTAAGAGAAGTGATGGGCAAATCCAGAGAACAGGGAATGCAGACCTTTGACCAGTCTCTGTATGACTTGTATGAATCTGGAAAAATCACCTATGAAAAAGCCTTGCAACATGCCACCTCATCCAATGACCTCAGACTCATGATCAAACTAAGCGGGAAGATGCCTCCCGGGCACGAGGGCATTAATATTGACTCCCTGAAAGTGTCTGATGATTAA
- the dapB gene encoding 4-hydroxy-tetrahydrodipicolinate reductase — translation MINVAVVGVAGRMGRMLVEALACDKYTSLVAAIAPPESALLGVDAGELVGAGTMGVAITDSLEKCIDKVDAVIDFTVPDYTLENAALCAKYKKKLVIGTTGLTEAQIEGVQKAAQETGIVFAPNMSIGVNLVFKLLEMAAKTLEGDADVEIIEAHHKNKVDAPSGTALKMGRVVAEATGKKLEDCAVYAREGYTGPRKQGTIGFATVRAGDVIGDHTSLFACAGERIEVTHKASDRIIYARGAIRAVRFLQDKQSGLFDMQDVLGLS, via the coding sequence ATGATCAATGTTGCTGTAGTGGGTGTTGCCGGAAGAATGGGGCGAATGCTGGTTGAGGCGTTGGCTTGTGATAAATATACCAGCCTGGTGGCTGCAATAGCGCCTCCGGAATCAGCACTGCTGGGGGTGGATGCTGGAGAGCTGGTGGGTGCTGGCACTATGGGAGTTGCAATAACCGATAGTCTGGAAAAGTGCATTGATAAGGTGGATGCGGTTATAGACTTTACTGTGCCTGACTACACCCTGGAAAATGCAGCCCTGTGTGCAAAATACAAGAAAAAATTGGTGATTGGTACAACGGGTTTAACGGAAGCTCAAATTGAGGGGGTGCAAAAAGCGGCACAAGAGACTGGAATTGTCTTTGCGCCTAATATGAGTATTGGTGTCAATCTCGTATTTAAGCTATTGGAAATGGCAGCAAAGACCCTGGAAGGTGACGCAGATGTAGAAATTATTGAGGCTCACCATAAAAACAAAGTGGATGCCCCGTCAGGAACAGCCCTGAAAATGGGCCGGGTTGTGGCAGAAGCCACCGGTAAAAAACTGGAAGACTGTGCTGTTTATGCCCGGGAAGGCTATACAGGACCCAGGAAACAAGGAACGATTGGCTTTGCTACCGTCAGGGCAGGGGATGTCATTGGGGATCACACGTCTTTATTTGCCTGTGCCGGAGAGCGGATTGAAGTGACGCATAAGGCCAGTGACAGAATTATTTATGCCCGTGGCGCTATCAGGGCAGTGAGGTTCCTACAGGATAAACAGTCCGGGTTATTTGATATGCAGGATGTGTTGGGGCTGAGTTAA
- a CDS encoding BrnT family toxin, translated as MNRSFSNYSLYVRFCLYHLSLALHTRAFDSTGNINGVVVLVAHTFFEGDREEVIRIISARKATLHERRVYEKKRLNS; from the coding sequence GTGAACAGATCGTTTTCCAACTATAGCCTATATGTCAGGTTCTGCCTGTACCACCTCAGTCTCGCCCTTCATACCAGAGCTTTTGATTCCACCGGCAACATTAACGGGGTTGTTGTTCTCGTGGCGCACACATTCTTTGAGGGTGACAGGGAAGAGGTGATCAGGATTATTTCTGCTCGTAAGGCAACATTGCATGAGAGGCGGGTTTATGAAAAAAAACGACTTAACTCCTAG
- a CDS encoding transposase: protein MVAMLTSDHKEILRELALYTTFLASALSPTAVPTFCELLFGCMLSGQGFVTQALLSINNFQCVWSSYHHWLSQGKWRWRSLACRLIQLVCSKVPRGELINIGLDDWVVERFSDKAPACRTHHQHSKKRNRPTYIWGQCWVSLAVVFERAKDEVFTAIPVLSFPSPASGNASKLKIAVAMLKVVRQEVKVQGLRLLTDCWYMNWTLMQPVLEMGYEVVGQIPLNRALYALPLESTAKKRGRPKKYGIKMTPPEVEKLPEYQTTVRIYGRFRKIRYRTRVCRARFLKGRKVRVVWGRFENDKGLTESRIFIATNTGLEGIDILRIYAKRWPVEPMFQQIKHSFGCRQLWQQKLRTLLRWMHLKMAGYALLQLLTVCKNQASVGISRIPWRDQDTTTAGMLRFALAGIIPRLPIREGWNRYSQKYEFNFNSLTDGIVKEKKKAA, encoded by the coding sequence ATGGTTGCTATGCTCACTTCAGATCATAAAGAGATCCTCCGGGAGCTTGCCTTATATACAACGTTTCTTGCTTCAGCGCTATCCCCAACAGCAGTACCTACGTTCTGCGAACTTCTTTTTGGCTGCATGCTATCCGGGCAAGGCTTTGTCACTCAGGCGCTGTTATCTATTAATAACTTTCAATGCGTATGGAGCAGTTACCACCATTGGCTCTCTCAAGGCAAGTGGCGGTGGAGGAGCCTCGCATGCCGGCTCATTCAGCTGGTATGCTCAAAAGTACCACGGGGTGAACTTATCAACATTGGTCTTGATGATTGGGTGGTGGAGCGTTTTTCTGACAAGGCTCCCGCTTGCCGAACCCATCACCAGCACAGTAAAAAAAGGAACCGGCCAACGTATATCTGGGGACAATGCTGGGTATCCCTGGCTGTTGTATTTGAGCGGGCTAAAGATGAAGTATTTACTGCCATCCCTGTGCTTTCCTTTCCATCTCCTGCTTCAGGCAATGCCAGTAAGCTAAAAATCGCTGTTGCCATGCTAAAAGTAGTGAGGCAAGAGGTGAAGGTGCAAGGACTGCGCTTGCTGACAGACTGTTGGTATATGAACTGGACGCTAATGCAACCCGTTCTGGAAATGGGCTATGAAGTAGTAGGGCAAATCCCGTTAAACCGGGCATTGTATGCCTTACCGTTGGAGTCCACTGCAAAAAAACGTGGGCGACCCAAAAAGTATGGCATCAAAATGACGCCCCCGGAAGTGGAGAAGCTACCGGAATATCAAACAACCGTAAGAATATACGGCAGATTTCGAAAGATACGTTATCGCACCCGGGTATGTCGGGCTCGCTTCCTGAAAGGCCGCAAGGTTCGGGTTGTCTGGGGTCGGTTTGAAAATGATAAAGGACTGACAGAAAGCCGTATATTCATTGCAACCAATACTGGACTTGAAGGTATAGACATCCTTCGTATTTATGCGAAAAGATGGCCGGTTGAACCCATGTTTCAGCAAATTAAACATTCATTTGGTTGCCGCCAGTTATGGCAGCAAAAGCTGAGAACTCTGTTGCGGTGGATGCATCTGAAGATGGCTGGATACGCATTATTGCAACTGTTGACCGTCTGTAAAAATCAAGCAAGCGTGGGCATTTCAAGGATTCCTTGGCGGGATCAGGATACAACCACCGCTGGCATGCTAAGATTTGCACTCGCAGGAATTATCCCCAGATTACCTATTCGTGAGGGCTGGAACCGATATAGCCAAAAATATGAGTTCAATTTTAATAGTTTGACTGACGGAATAGTCAAAGAAAAGAAAAAAGCGGCATAA
- a CDS encoding helix-turn-helix domain-containing protein, translating into MVLKVSPEKWNQTRDCLLQQSIHASHPRTRERFSALYQVSQGDSASNVAKQLGRRLDTVTNWIHLYHDSGPEAMTYKRTGGRPPFAK; encoded by the coding sequence ATGGTATTGAAAGTCTCTCCAGAAAAGTGGAATCAAACCAGGGATTGCCTGCTTCAGCAATCCATACATGCTTCTCATCCCCGTACACGTGAGCGTTTTTCGGCGCTTTATCAAGTTTCTCAGGGAGACTCAGCCTCTAACGTCGCTAAGCAACTGGGGCGTCGCCTTGATACCGTCACGAACTGGATTCACCTCTACCATGATAGCGGGCCTGAAGCCATGACTTATAAACGGACAGGTGGCCGCCCCCCTTTTGCCAAATAA
- a CDS encoding IS630 family transposase, whose protein sequence is MDRNLEKAASQEYSPIRPRWTLKYLVQWCWDQFQVRCCRETIRQALKRLGYSWKKAKKLLNKADTGKRADFLETLKPLLSKAMFQKRLLVYIDEAHIHQETDIGYGWSRKGERFWVSSHSPKLADKITFYGIYYYNLGQVRIWPYPCGRKEHTVNVLERIRQEHPDREIDIVWDGASWHTAHVVRDAGLRLNLNIIQMPAYSPDFMPVEALWRWLREDITYHHCHKTAEDLLKAVNSFTHRMNQNPEEIADRLWVKDSLNDEEESMRSVRLSAVS, encoded by the coding sequence ATTGACAGAAATTTAGAAAAAGCTGCTTCTCAGGAATACTCTCCCATCCGCCCTCGCTGGACTTTAAAGTATCTGGTTCAGTGGTGCTGGGATCAATTTCAGGTACGGTGTTGTCGTGAGACCATACGACAAGCACTCAAACGACTGGGATATTCATGGAAGAAAGCCAAAAAACTGCTTAATAAAGCCGATACCGGCAAGCGGGCTGATTTTTTGGAAACATTGAAACCACTGCTATCGAAAGCCATGTTCCAGAAACGCCTACTGGTTTACATTGATGAGGCTCATATACATCAGGAGACGGACATTGGATATGGCTGGTCTCGCAAAGGCGAACGCTTCTGGGTCAGCTCTCACTCGCCAAAACTGGCTGATAAGATTACGTTCTATGGTATTTATTACTACAACCTGGGACAGGTTAGAATCTGGCCTTATCCCTGTGGACGAAAAGAGCACACAGTCAATGTACTGGAACGCATCAGGCAAGAACATCCTGACAGGGAGATTGATATTGTTTGGGATGGTGCCTCCTGGCACACCGCTCATGTTGTGAGAGATGCAGGGCTTCGCCTCAACCTGAATATTATCCAGATGCCGGCGTATAGCCCCGACTTTATGCCTGTGGAAGCACTGTGGCGCTGGTTACGAGAAGATATCACTTATCACCATTGCCACAAAACGGCAGAAGACTTACTTAAGGCAGTCAATAGCTTCACTCACCGTATGAATCAGAACCCTGAAGAAATTGCTGATAGATTATGGGTCAAAGACAGCCTGAATGATGAGGAGGAGTCCATGAGGTCAGTCAGGCTGTCAGCCGTCTCATAA
- a CDS encoding Fic family protein gives MFDNIEALKAQLDAMRPLPRHTVKSLRENLVLEWTYNSNAIEGNTLTLNETKVVLEGITVGGKSLREHFEAINHREAIYWVESLVAHREPLSIYLIRQIHQIVLKNIDDNNAGKFRSENVVISGASHTPPDFTRVSELMELLVAGYGTSGFHPIEKACRLHTDFVNIHPFVDGNGRTARLLLNLSLIQDGWLPVVIKAVDRASYYDALDVACISDDYSQFVGMVVALQEETLKKHLSLCV, from the coding sequence ATGTTTGATAACATAGAAGCACTAAAAGCCCAGCTGGATGCCATGCGGCCTTTACCCCGGCATACTGTCAAATCTCTCAGGGAGAATCTCGTTCTTGAGTGGACTTATAATTCCAACGCCATAGAGGGCAATACGCTTACCCTGAATGAAACTAAGGTGGTGCTGGAAGGGATAACGGTGGGTGGCAAGAGCCTTAGGGAGCATTTTGAGGCTATCAATCATAGGGAGGCTATTTACTGGGTAGAGTCGCTGGTGGCTCACAGGGAGCCATTGTCAATATACTTAATCAGGCAAATCCATCAGATTGTATTAAAAAATATTGACGATAATAATGCCGGAAAATTCAGGAGTGAGAATGTTGTTATTTCTGGCGCAAGTCATACTCCACCGGACTTTACAAGGGTTTCTGAGCTTATGGAACTGTTGGTGGCTGGCTACGGGACCAGCGGCTTTCATCCCATAGAAAAGGCCTGTAGGCTCCATACTGATTTCGTAAATATACATCCCTTTGTGGATGGTAACGGCAGAACAGCAAGGCTTCTTCTCAATTTGTCACTGATTCAGGATGGCTGGCTTCCTGTTGTCATAAAAGCGGTGGATAGGGCCAGTTATTATGATGCCTTGGATGTAGCCTGTATCTCTGATGATTACAGTCAGTTTGTTGGGATGGTTGTGGCTTTGCAGGAAGAGACCTTAAAAAAGCACCTCTCACTTTGTGTGTAA
- a CDS encoding ankyrin repeat domain-containing protein: MSPPIEDDEGFTSPEDTMGFMTREARSMLLDHPANAWIKRVNPLKVRQPNTSIRALKEIITDRGIEEIRELTDLLSKTFLSIGASTLDAKVSANALLFSKSKRIRNIVRKCKDMAGNYYLQVELLKHLINSNQIDQAKQLLKHPLLASGLDRLEPRIIDALLTPNEDKKNDIYKLIVDQDITEHNLLHLLERAVENGHKRAVQICLEKRAALYPHTTIDVRLLHTAVSQGNVKITNMLLNAENQGVIRGKINSQNQKGETAAIVATKARYSEILERLVFHKASPNAPDDRGRTPLHHAGINGDDELLQWWLDQGADGTIKDKDGLTAYEYYQL; encoded by the coding sequence ATGTCGCCACCTATAGAAGATGATGAAGGTTTCACATCCCCTGAAGATACAATGGGCTTTATGACTAGAGAAGCAAGATCCATGCTTCTAGATCATCCTGCTAATGCATGGATTAAAAGAGTCAATCCACTTAAAGTAAGGCAACCAAATACAAGTATTAGAGCCTTAAAGGAAATAATAACTGATAGGGGTATAGAAGAGATCAGAGAGCTGACAGACTTATTATCCAAAACTTTCCTTTCTATAGGGGCATCCACTCTAGACGCTAAAGTTTCAGCAAACGCATTACTTTTTTCAAAAAGCAAGCGAATAAGAAATATCGTACGCAAATGCAAAGATATGGCCGGAAACTATTACCTACAAGTAGAGCTATTAAAACATTTAATCAACTCCAATCAAATAGATCAAGCAAAGCAGCTTTTAAAACACCCACTCCTAGCTAGTGGCTTAGACAGGTTAGAACCAAGAATCATTGACGCCCTCCTAACACCAAATGAAGACAAAAAAAATGATATCTATAAATTGATTGTTGATCAGGATATCACAGAACACAATCTGCTCCATTTATTAGAAAGAGCAGTTGAAAATGGTCATAAAAGAGCAGTTCAGATATGCCTTGAAAAAAGGGCTGCACTATACCCCCATACGACAATCGATGTTCGACTGCTTCATACAGCCGTTTCTCAAGGTAATGTTAAAATAACGAATATGTTACTTAACGCAGAAAACCAAGGGGTCATCAGGGGTAAAATCAATAGTCAAAACCAGAAAGGTGAAACAGCCGCTATAGTCGCTACTAAAGCACGCTATTCTGAAATACTGGAAAGACTGGTATTTCACAAAGCGTCTCCCAACGCTCCTGACGATAGAGGCAGAACTCCCCTTCACCATGCAGGAATAAACGGTGACGATGAGCTTCTCCAATGGTGGCTTGATCAAGGGGCCGATGGCACCATAAAAGATAAAGACGGTCTTACTGCTTACGAATACTATCAACTCTAG
- a CDS encoding ankyrin repeat domain-containing protein: MKPNYDLLNCIHQYDRKILRSITPNEINFNKKWSMYVFDEEETFETMPILHFLAVQNKPSTIERYLSLFPENLNKEDCKKRTALHYASLFGHTDCITLLVNRGANPNVKCKNESPPSLLSLGVLFSTY; encoded by the coding sequence TTGAAACCAAACTATGACCTACTTAATTGTATTCATCAGTACGATCGTAAGATTTTACGAAGCATAACTCCTAACGAAATTAATTTTAACAAAAAATGGAGCATGTATGTTTTTGATGAGGAAGAAACCTTTGAAACCATGCCTATCCTGCATTTTTTAGCAGTGCAAAATAAACCCAGTACAATAGAAAGATACCTATCATTGTTTCCTGAAAACCTTAACAAAGAAGATTGCAAAAAACGAACAGCTTTACACTATGCATCGTTATTCGGGCACACAGACTGTATTACTTTGTTAGTAAACCGTGGTGCAAACCCAAATGTGAAATGTAAAAACGAATCTCCCCCCTCTTTATTATCTTTGGGAGTACTTTTCTCAACATATTAA
- a CDS encoding helix-turn-helix domain-containing protein, translated as MKYVTTITDEAVLLTLKFAKHYGPLRCIRERAHSLLLSNRGFTLEQIAEILEIRYQTASQWIDDWEEYGIRALYKGHGGGRPCIYDESEVQRIKELVAEEPRRLSYVKSKIEDETGKSSSKITLANIVKKQGWFTKDSVNHANINGTKSNSMTVKLL; from the coding sequence ATGAAGTACGTCACTACAATCACTGATGAAGCTGTTTTATTAACTTTGAAATTCGCCAAACACTACGGACCTCTGAGATGTATAAGGGAAAGAGCCCATAGCCTTTTATTGAGCAATCGTGGCTTTACCCTTGAGCAAATTGCCGAAATACTTGAAATTAGATATCAAACTGCTTCTCAGTGGATTGATGATTGGGAAGAATATGGTATTCGTGCCTTGTACAAGGGGCATGGTGGCGGTAGGCCGTGCATATATGACGAATCCGAAGTGCAACGCATAAAAGAATTAGTGGCTGAAGAGCCTCGTCGCTTATCGTATGTCAAATCCAAGATCGAGGATGAAACCGGTAAATCTTCATCAAAAATTACTCTGGCAAACATTGTAAAAAAGCAGGGCTGGTTTACAAAAGACTCCGTAAATCATGCAAACATAAACGGGACGAAGAGCAATTCCATGACTGTAAAACTGCTCTGA
- a CDS encoding IS630 family transposase, translating into MVYKRLRKSCKHKRDEEQFHDCKTALKDAQEAESKGLINLFYFDESGFTQEPCVPYGWQEKGKQLRIPSVKSKRINVLGFMNRSCELFHYPVVGSVNSDTVIAAFDDFAEKMADEKYSSNDRYTVVMVDNASIHTSKKFCARIDDWMIEKKLLVCFLPTYSPELNLIEILWRKIKYEWLNLLSIKSFAEFEKEVERVLFSFGEEYMISFSNTVRLDG; encoded by the coding sequence CTGGTTTACAAAAGACTCCGTAAATCATGCAAACATAAACGGGACGAAGAGCAATTCCATGACTGTAAAACTGCTCTGAAAGATGCCCAGGAAGCCGAGAGCAAAGGGTTAATCAATTTATTTTATTTTGATGAGTCCGGCTTTACCCAGGAACCTTGTGTGCCATACGGTTGGCAGGAAAAAGGAAAGCAGCTCAGAATACCATCAGTCAAAAGTAAACGCATCAACGTACTGGGGTTTATGAACCGAAGCTGTGAGCTATTTCATTATCCTGTTGTGGGTTCAGTGAATAGCGATACGGTGATTGCGGCCTTTGATGACTTTGCAGAGAAAATGGCAGATGAAAAATACAGCTCAAATGATCGTTACACGGTAGTTATGGTGGATAATGCCAGCATTCACACCAGCAAAAAGTTTTGTGCCAGAATTGATGACTGGATGATTGAAAAGAAATTGCTGGTCTGCTTTCTGCCAACATATTCACCTGAGCTCAACCTGATTGAAATCCTGTGGAGGAAAATAAAGTATGAATGGCTCAACCTCTTGTCAATCAAGAGCTTTGCGGAATTTGAAAAAGAAGTTGAACGGGTGCTTTTTTCATTTGGAGAGGAGTATATGATCTCATTTTCTAATACTGTCCGACTGGATGGTTAA